Proteins encoded together in one Riemerella anatipestifer window:
- the rluF gene encoding 23S rRNA pseudouridine(2604) synthase RluF, with protein MEKVRINKYLSEVGFCSRREADKILEQGRITINGKIPELGTKVSAEDEIRVDGKLIAEPNEEHVYIAFNKPVGIVCTTDTKREKNNIIDYIKYPKRIFPIGRLDKPSEGLILLTSDGDIVNKILRARNNHEKEYIVRVDKPITNKFLEQMRAGVPILGAVTRKCEVEQLDKMQFRIVLTQGLNRQIRRMCEYLGYEVKKLKRIRIMNIHLDLPIGKWRELTPNEMKTLNHLIKDSAKTYD; from the coding sequence GTGGAAAAAGTTAGAATCAATAAATATTTATCGGAAGTAGGCTTTTGTTCTCGTAGGGAAGCGGATAAAATATTGGAACAGGGGAGAATTACCATCAATGGTAAAATACCAGAATTAGGGACTAAAGTAAGTGCGGAAGACGAAATAAGAGTAGATGGAAAACTTATTGCTGAACCAAATGAAGAGCATGTTTATATTGCATTTAATAAGCCTGTGGGTATTGTTTGCACAACGGATACTAAACGAGAGAAGAATAATATTATTGATTACATCAAATATCCCAAACGCATTTTCCCGATAGGGAGATTAGATAAACCCAGTGAGGGTTTAATATTGCTGACTTCGGATGGTGATATTGTTAATAAAATATTAAGGGCAAGAAACAACCACGAAAAGGAATATATTGTAAGAGTAGATAAGCCTATTACCAATAAATTTCTAGAGCAGATGAGAGCAGGAGTGCCAATACTAGGTGCAGTTACTAGAAAATGTGAAGTAGAACAGTTAGATAAAATGCAATTTAGGATTGTGCTTACTCAAGGATTAAACAGACAAATCCGCCGTATGTGTGAATACTTAGGATACGAAGTGAAGAAGCTAAAGCGTATCAGAATTATGAATATCCACCTAGATTTACCAATAGGAAAGTGGCGAGAGCTGACACCCAACGAGATGAAAACCCTCAACC